A section of the Nitrospinaceae bacterium genome encodes:
- a CDS encoding NAD(P)-dependent oxidoreductase, whose product MDPEKVNYHYCDDLPTNPLPANTRVLVTGANGYVGHRLIPELIFRGYTVRCMFRRKTMPAILVHPRIEVAYADCHNQDELRAALKDVDHAYYLIHSMAGKNELFVERDKLAAKNFLEAAEENSVKKIVYLGGLGETSETLSSHLRSRIEVGSILSAGTIPVIRLRAAIILGTGSASYELLKSLVSHNRWIPFLKEFDSKCQPIAIRDVIKYLVGVLETEDPDSRVYQIGGKDILSYTELIKRFAKILNKQVRLFEVSWVPLPIGVMCRLYAYWLHLFNAVPVNISYLLLRSLRSDVLCTEKDIAQILPFETLSFDTAVEWAQKKEEQSRVFSHWSDVPPEQMTNLMPLCEYEASTFMIDEHSIDISAPPETVFPVICRIGGTHGWIAANLLWKVRGAVDRLLGGPGLNRGRRDNNQLREGDSVDFWRVEKLEMNKELLLRAEMISPGLSWLQFLLVPEGRDKTKLILKAHFIPKPVWGNIYWFLMAKFHDYIFKGMLSFFKKESVHARQQSPAPNPAYGTSTIHS is encoded by the coding sequence ATGGACCCTGAAAAAGTCAATTACCATTATTGCGATGATCTTCCGACCAATCCCTTGCCCGCCAACACCCGGGTTCTGGTGACCGGCGCCAACGGTTATGTCGGCCACCGCTTGATTCCAGAGCTTATTTTTCGGGGTTACACCGTCCGCTGTATGTTCCGCCGAAAAACCATGCCTGCGATACTGGTTCATCCCAGAATTGAAGTCGCGTACGCCGATTGCCATAACCAGGATGAGTTGCGGGCGGCGCTAAAAGACGTTGACCATGCCTATTACCTCATACACAGCATGGCCGGAAAAAATGAGCTGTTTGTTGAAAGGGATAAACTGGCCGCTAAAAATTTTCTTGAGGCTGCGGAAGAAAACAGCGTCAAAAAGATTGTCTACCTGGGGGGGCTGGGAGAGACCAGTGAGACACTATCCTCTCACCTTAGAAGCAGAATTGAAGTCGGCAGTATTCTTTCCGCTGGAACCATTCCAGTGATTCGCCTGCGGGCGGCGATCATACTGGGAACGGGAAGCGCTTCCTATGAACTGTTGAAATCCCTGGTATCCCATAACCGCTGGATCCCTTTTTTGAAGGAATTCGACTCCAAGTGCCAACCGATCGCCATCCGGGATGTGATTAAATACCTGGTTGGGGTTCTGGAAACTGAAGACCCGGACTCGCGGGTGTACCAAATTGGCGGCAAAGACATTTTGTCTTATACCGAACTCATCAAGCGTTTTGCCAAAATTCTCAATAAACAAGTCCGGCTGTTTGAAGTTTCCTGGGTGCCGTTGCCGATTGGAGTGATGTGCCGTCTTTACGCATACTGGCTGCATCTTTTTAACGCAGTTCCGGTCAATATTTCCTATCTGCTACTGCGTAGTTTGCGATCCGATGTACTCTGCACGGAAAAAGACATTGCCCAGATATTGCCCTTTGAAACGTTGAGTTTTGATACCGCCGTGGAATGGGCGCAGAAGAAAGAAGAACAGTCTCGTGTATTTTCTCATTGGAGCGATGTTCCTCCCGAACAAATGACCAACCTGATGCCGCTTTGCGAATACGAGGCTTCTACTTTTATGATCGATGAGCATTCTATCGACATCTCGGCGCCGCCGGAAACGGTTTTTCCCGTCATCTGCCGTATAGGGGGAACGCATGGCTGGATCGCCGCCAATCTTTTGTGGAAGGTGCGAGGCGCTGTGGACCGATTGCTGGGCGGTCCCGGTCTGAATCGGGGACGGAGGGATAACAATCAATTACGTGAAGGAGATTCCGTGGATTTCTGGCGGGTGGAAAAACTGGAAATGAATAAAGAGTTGCTTCTGCGTGCGGAAATGATTTCCCCTGGTTTGTCCTGGTTGCAATTTTTGCTGGTTCCCGAGGGAAGGGATAAAACGAAACTGATCCTTAAGGCGCATTTTATTCCGAAACCGGTTTGGGGAAATATTTATTGGTTTTTAATGGCAAAATTTCACGATTATATTTTTAAGGGGATGTTGTCCTTTTTTAAAAAAGAATCGGTCCATGCCCGTCAACAGTCGCCCGCCCCAAACCCTGCCTACGGTACGTCTACCATTCATTCCTGA
- the rpoS gene encoding RNA polymerase sigma factor, whose amino-acid sequence MATKAVSKKTKPGPKSVKVRESQEHAEPLTQYLKEISKITPLRREEEEALADKISQGDLTALQELVRRNLKFVVSVANKYKGCGLSLQDLIEEGNIGLIQAAKRFDASRHVKFITYAVWWIRQAIMHSLAEQSGTVKLPIKQVGKVYQMGKKSRAMTQTLNREPTEREVADDMGYKAEDIHLIMQAYRNHLSLDAPLRADETTPYIDLLENSNTIPYDEMIMQESLKAKVDLLLKDLGPREEKILRMRFGFHGEAKTLEEIGKEIGLSRERVRQIEKRAKIKLRVKSNNISLGDHLG is encoded by the coding sequence ATGGCAACTAAAGCAGTCTCAAAAAAAACCAAACCCGGCCCCAAATCTGTAAAGGTCCGGGAGAGCCAGGAACATGCCGAACCTCTCACCCAATACCTGAAAGAAATCAGTAAAATCACCCCCCTCAGGCGGGAGGAAGAAGAGGCTCTGGCAGATAAAATTTCCCAGGGCGATCTCACCGCATTACAAGAGCTGGTGAGACGCAACTTGAAATTCGTGGTCAGCGTCGCCAACAAATACAAAGGCTGCGGCCTTTCCCTGCAAGACCTGATCGAAGAAGGAAACATCGGCCTCATTCAGGCGGCAAAAAGATTCGACGCCTCCCGGCACGTGAAATTCATCACCTACGCCGTCTGGTGGATCCGGCAGGCCATCATGCATTCCCTTGCAGAGCAATCGGGCACGGTGAAACTTCCCATCAAACAAGTGGGCAAGGTTTACCAGATGGGCAAGAAAAGCCGCGCCATGACGCAAACGTTGAACCGGGAACCCACGGAGAGAGAAGTGGCGGACGACATGGGTTATAAAGCGGAAGATATTCATCTTATCATGCAGGCTTACCGCAATCATTTATCGCTCGATGCGCCGCTCCGTGCAGACGAAACGACGCCTTACATCGATCTACTGGAAAACTCCAATACCATTCCCTACGATGAAATGATCATGCAGGAAAGCCTGAAAGCCAAGGTGGACCTCCTGCTCAAAGATCTGGGGCCCAGGGAAGAAAAAATTCTCAGAATGCGTTTCGGATTTCACGGGGAAGCAAAGACCCTGGAAGAAATCGGCAAAGAAATCGGCCTTTCCAGAGAACGCGTGCGGCAGATTGAAAAAAGGGCTAAAATAAAGTTAAGAGTGAAATCCAACAATATCTCTTTAGGGGATCACCTCGGTTGA
- a CDS encoding cobalamin-binding protein: MGLSSQLVGTSHECDHPDNIAHLPKLTSSSIHSQGKSREIHDSVENLIQNTLSVYDLNLDLLRTLKPDLIITQDICDVCAVPLPQVEEACKKVLGPGIQIITLQPKRLQDIWDDMQKVAEMTDRQEAFHNFKSDVDRRIQAIRDRIASSEAPKKRILTIEWMDPVMVGGMWVPDMIEMVAGEYLLASPGQHAMTADQEQLRSIDPDVVVVKPCGFKLDQTVRDFGTLKEAIPWEQWEIFRTDNIFLVDGNAYFNRPGPRIIDSLEMLAFCAHPERFRDFGELYNQKIIRLDPGLKLRKPA, encoded by the coding sequence TTGGGATTGTCCTCTCAGTTGGTTGGAACGTCCCACGAATGCGATCATCCGGACAACATCGCCCACCTGCCTAAGCTCACTTCGTCCAGCATCCACTCTCAGGGGAAAAGCCGGGAAATCCACGATTCCGTCGAAAACCTGATTCAAAACACCCTGTCGGTGTACGATTTAAATTTGGATCTGCTACGGACTTTAAAACCCGACCTGATCATCACCCAGGACATTTGCGATGTTTGCGCGGTGCCTCTCCCCCAGGTGGAGGAAGCCTGCAAAAAAGTCCTGGGCCCCGGGATTCAAATCATTACCCTGCAACCAAAACGTTTACAGGACATCTGGGATGATATGCAAAAGGTCGCAGAAATGACGGATCGACAGGAGGCGTTCCATAATTTCAAGAGTGATGTCGACCGGCGCATTCAAGCGATTCGCGACCGGATCGCATCTTCCGAGGCCCCCAAAAAGCGCATCCTCACCATTGAGTGGATGGACCCGGTGATGGTGGGAGGTATGTGGGTTCCGGATATGATTGAGATGGTGGCCGGGGAATATCTTCTGGCGTCTCCCGGTCAACATGCAATGACGGCAGATCAGGAACAGTTGAGAAGCATCGACCCGGATGTCGTCGTCGTAAAACCTTGCGGATTCAAGCTGGATCAAACGGTCCGCGACTTTGGAACTTTAAAGGAAGCGATTCCCTGGGAGCAATGGGAAATATTTCGTACCGACAATATTTTCCTGGTCGATGGCAACGCTTACTTCAATCGACCCGGCCCGCGAATCATCGATTCTTTGGAAATGTTAGCCTTCTGCGCTCATCCCGAGCGGTTCCGCGATTTTGGTGAACTTTATAATCAGAAAATCATCCGCCTGGACCCAGGTTTAAAACTCCGTAAGCCCGCGTAG
- the cobC gene encoding alpha-ribazole phosphatase gives MNGEPTCRVYLIRHGETANAGQVCFNGHFDVDISPAGREQFLSISESLKNVSIHAFYSSDLKRTRICAEIVSKPHGLKPTAFSELRELSFGEWEGMSVAEVNQKFPNQLENRLKNIETFSVKGGETFLQLQERVIPKFEEIVGGHSNETIVILAHGGVNRIILGHVLGIPMSNIFRIQQEYGAINVIQYYQDNGVAELIGGTHHHIPAPPVEDKKIAIQ, from the coding sequence ATGAACGGAGAACCCACCTGCAGAGTTTATCTCATCCGTCACGGAGAAACTGCCAACGCCGGCCAGGTCTGTTTCAACGGCCATTTCGACGTGGACATCTCTCCTGCCGGGCGAGAGCAGTTTCTCTCTATTTCTGAATCCCTAAAAAACGTTTCCATCCACGCTTTTTACAGCAGTGACCTGAAAAGAACCCGGATCTGTGCCGAAATTGTATCCAAGCCGCATGGCCTGAAACCCACTGCCTTTTCCGAGCTTCGTGAACTGTCTTTTGGGGAATGGGAAGGAATGAGCGTTGCCGAGGTCAACCAGAAATTTCCCAATCAATTGGAAAACCGGCTGAAAAATATCGAAACGTTCTCCGTGAAGGGCGGCGAAACCTTCCTGCAGCTCCAAGAACGGGTGATCCCAAAATTCGAGGAAATTGTAGGCGGTCATTCCAATGAAACCATCGTGATTCTGGCACACGGCGGGGTCAACCGAATCATTCTCGGCCACGTCCTGGGGATTCCCATGAGCAATATCTTTCGTATTCAACAGGAATACGGAGCCATCAACGTCATTCAGTATTATCAAGACAATGGCGTGGCGGAACTCATTGGCGGCACCCACCACCACATTCCCGCCCCTCCCGTCGAAGACAAAAAAATAGCCATTCAATAA
- the plsY gene encoding glycerol-3-phosphate acyltransferase has product MTPFLVWAVSYLLGSIPFGILFARKSNVDIRNHGSGNIGATNVARVLGKKAGLLTLAGDVFKGLAAVAIASRFLDHPWEIAVAGLMAFIGHVYSVFLKFKGGKGVATGLGIFLYLMPLATVSSMAVFGVSLWASGYVSVGSILAALSIPLFGIYYQIPPEFIAVSVIVALIVVSKHQGNLERILAGTEARFLKKIEFDKTRPENIMAEQERSE; this is encoded by the coding sequence ATGACTCCCTTCCTCGTTTGGGCAGTTTCCTACTTACTGGGTTCTATTCCTTTCGGAATTCTGTTTGCCAGAAAGAGCAACGTCGATATCCGCAATCATGGGAGCGGCAACATCGGAGCCACCAATGTGGCGAGAGTTCTGGGGAAAAAAGCCGGCCTGTTGACCCTGGCCGGAGACGTCTTCAAGGGCCTCGCGGCGGTGGCCATTGCCTCCCGGTTTCTGGACCACCCCTGGGAAATTGCCGTGGCCGGTCTGATGGCATTCATCGGCCATGTGTACTCCGTCTTTTTGAAGTTTAAAGGCGGCAAGGGGGTCGCCACCGGTCTGGGAATATTTTTATACCTCATGCCCCTGGCAACGGTTTCCTCCATGGCGGTGTTTGGCGTATCTTTATGGGCTTCCGGATATGTCTCGGTCGGTTCCATTCTCGCCGCTTTGAGCATCCCGCTTTTCGGGATTTATTATCAAATCCCCCCGGAATTCATCGCCGTGTCCGTCATCGTGGCCCTCATCGTGGTGAGCAAACACCAGGGCAATCTGGAGCGGATTCTCGCCGGAACCGAGGCCAGGTTCTTGAAAAAAATAGAATTTGACAAAACCCGCCCAGAAAATATAATGGCTGAACAAGAACGATCCGAATGA
- a CDS encoding biopolymer transporter ExbB, giving the protein MLFFMRKFYLVPGIVFFILPEIVQAAERPVSNGWEILSLIEKGGFMMYPILFCSILIVGIGIERAYNLRKKNIINTEFLKNVRNHWNWKDVHLGLQLCNSHDTALARILKTGLLRFGGKLDEIERAIEGAGQHEASLMNSNLRVLGAVANITPMMGLLGTVFGMIKAFNVISQSGTGNPGLVASGISEALITTAAGMVVGIPALALYHYFRGKIDRYVFEMEEISFQLIEELSYEEVREKKAQEKDLGAPKKSPKEVRATL; this is encoded by the coding sequence ATGCTTTTTTTCATGAGAAAATTCTACCTGGTTCCCGGAATTGTTTTTTTTATCCTTCCCGAGATAGTTCAGGCCGCCGAACGCCCGGTATCCAATGGATGGGAAATTTTGTCTCTTATCGAAAAGGGCGGATTCATGATGTACCCCATCCTTTTTTGCTCCATTCTGATCGTTGGGATCGGGATTGAAAGGGCTTACAATTTAAGAAAAAAGAATATCATCAACACCGAGTTTTTGAAAAACGTTCGCAATCATTGGAACTGGAAAGACGTTCATCTGGGGTTGCAGTTGTGCAACTCTCATGACACGGCTTTGGCGCGAATCCTGAAAACGGGGTTGTTGCGGTTTGGGGGGAAACTGGACGAAATCGAACGGGCGATAGAAGGAGCCGGTCAGCATGAGGCTTCTTTGATGAATTCAAACCTTAGAGTTCTTGGAGCCGTTGCCAATATCACTCCGATGATGGGATTGCTGGGGACGGTATTTGGAATGATCAAAGCGTTTAACGTCATATCCCAAAGCGGCACGGGAAACCCTGGGCTTGTGGCCAGCGGCATTTCCGAAGCTTTGATAACGACCGCCGCTGGAATGGTTGTGGGTATTCCCGCTCTGGCGCTCTATCATTATTTCCGCGGGAAAATTGACCGCTATGTTTTTGAAATGGAGGAAATCTCCTTTCAGCTGATCGAAGAACTTTCTTACGAAGAGGTGCGGGAGAAAAAGGCTCAAGAAAAAGATCTTGGAGCTCCCAAAAAATCCCCCAAGGAGGTCCGTGCGACGCTTTAA
- a CDS encoding outer membrane protein assembly factor BamD, with product MTRYANDMIPPFFLKNLFTCSLIIQTMHGSRDQKILKFLFLVLISAIWLAGCTTIKKKDNLSPSELISKGKREVELKDYDKAEASFKQVLEDYPDSRERVPALLHLANTHFLDREYEEAKFHYKKFIELYPAHKWVDRAHYFKSMCDFRLIEIATRDQTNTHAALEGFEDFMKKFPKSPFYPKAVKRRDETLQTLAQSVFEIGKFYFRTGAYQSAIQRLENVRKDYPVQGFADEAIFLIAESYYKEENYGKAKDTYKELLTKYPKSDFSEDARIRLKALR from the coding sequence ATGACCCGCTATGCGAATGACATGATTCCCCCATTTTTCCTGAAAAACTTATTTACCTGTTCTTTAATCATTCAGACCATGCATGGATCTCGCGATCAAAAGATTTTGAAATTTCTCTTCCTCGTGCTGATATCTGCGATCTGGCTCGCAGGCTGCACGACCATTAAAAAAAAGGACAACCTGTCCCCCAGCGAACTCATTTCGAAGGGAAAACGGGAAGTCGAACTCAAGGATTATGACAAAGCGGAAGCGTCTTTCAAACAGGTTCTGGAGGATTACCCGGATAGTAGAGAGCGGGTACCGGCTCTTTTACATCTGGCCAACACTCATTTTTTGGACCGTGAATATGAAGAAGCCAAATTTCACTACAAAAAATTTATCGAGTTGTATCCCGCCCATAAATGGGTAGACCGCGCGCATTACTTTAAATCCATGTGCGATTTTAGACTTATCGAAATCGCCACACGGGATCAAACCAACACGCACGCGGCGCTGGAAGGATTTGAAGACTTTATGAAAAAGTTTCCCAAAAGCCCGTTCTATCCCAAAGCCGTCAAAAGAAGAGATGAGACGCTCCAGACCCTGGCACAAAGCGTGTTTGAAATTGGCAAGTTTTATTTTCGGACCGGCGCGTATCAATCCGCCATTCAGAGGCTCGAAAACGTGCGCAAAGATTACCCCGTTCAGGGGTTTGCCGACGAAGCCATCTTCCTGATCGCGGAATCTTATTACAAAGAAGAAAATTACGGTAAGGCCAAAGACACATACAAAGAACTTTTAACCAAATACCCCAAAAGCGATTTTTCAGAAGATGCGCGAATCCGACTCAAGGCGCTGCGCTAA
- the nirC gene encoding transporter, giving the protein MFAKEINKITAVAEKKIRYMQRSPLGYVLLSALAGIYLGFGIVLIFSVGGPIAAGGGAPYLKLIMGACFGIALSLVIFAGSELFTGNNLVFAVGQLRKKVGAGSILALFVLCFLGNLLGSVFLGWLVVSGGSLTAEAEALILKSAAVKMNLEASEAFLRGILCNWLVCLAVWVSLRTQSDSAKLIMIFWCLFAFIASGFEHSIANQSLLGMAMFLPHGPEVSLAGFIHNQLYVTAGNMVGGGIMVGTVYWFSTMDFGEKEIPENPAALHPLKNQE; this is encoded by the coding sequence GTGTTTGCAAAAGAAATAAATAAAATCACAGCAGTCGCGGAAAAGAAAATCCGATACATGCAGCGATCTCCCTTGGGGTATGTGCTGTTGTCGGCTCTGGCGGGAATCTATCTGGGGTTTGGCATTGTCCTGATTTTTTCCGTTGGCGGTCCCATTGCCGCAGGCGGTGGAGCGCCTTACCTGAAACTCATCATGGGGGCGTGCTTTGGGATCGCCTTGAGTCTGGTGATCTTTGCCGGGTCTGAATTGTTTACAGGAAACAATCTGGTTTTTGCGGTGGGGCAATTGCGAAAAAAAGTGGGTGCGGGTTCGATCCTGGCTTTATTTGTCCTGTGTTTTCTGGGGAATTTACTGGGTTCTGTGTTTCTTGGCTGGCTGGTGGTGAGCGGCGGCAGTTTAACGGCTGAAGCCGAGGCGTTGATCCTGAAATCCGCGGCGGTGAAAATGAACCTCGAGGCGAGCGAGGCTTTTTTGCGTGGGATTCTGTGCAACTGGCTGGTTTGTCTTGCGGTATGGGTGTCGCTCAGAACCCAGAGCGATTCCGCCAAACTGATCATGATTTTCTGGTGCCTGTTTGCCTTCATCGCCAGCGGATTTGAGCACAGCATTGCCAATCAAAGTTTGCTTGGAATGGCGATGTTCCTTCCGCATGGACCGGAAGTTTCACTTGCGGGATTCATTCATAATCAGTTGTATGTGACTGCCGGCAATATGGTCGGTGGGGGGATCATGGTGGGCACCGTCTATTGGTTTTCGACTATGGATTTTGGCGAAAAAGAAATACCTGAAAACCCCGCCGCCCTCCATCCTTTGAAAAACCAGGAGTAA
- the ylmA gene encoding putative ABC transporter ATP-binding protein YlmA — translation MKKQPLVKIRNATVYLGGYKILSSINWTMSASENWAVVGNNGAGKTTFMKLVFGQLIPLHGGDVHWFGNPELTPLDQIRKKIGFVSAEYQEDYRYNICGWEVVASGLFSSIGIYETISSKQKQTALEWMDFLGIGRLAQTGFKKMSYGEARRTLLARALVNRPSLLILDEPCTGLDIPTKEVFLRTLEKISATQTQVVYVTHHIDEIMPFITHLLYLKDGKIFNQGAKKDMLADEVLSEALGCPVTLKKNQNRYWITGSRALLPDQPTS, via the coding sequence ATGAAAAAACAACCCCTGGTCAAAATTCGCAACGCGACCGTTTACCTGGGCGGCTATAAAATCCTCTCCTCCATCAACTGGACGATGTCGGCCTCCGAAAACTGGGCCGTTGTGGGAAACAACGGCGCCGGTAAAACCACGTTCATGAAACTGGTGTTCGGTCAGCTCATTCCCCTGCACGGCGGAGACGTGCACTGGTTTGGCAACCCGGAACTCACCCCGCTGGATCAAATTCGGAAAAAAATCGGGTTCGTTTCGGCAGAATATCAAGAAGATTATCGGTACAACATTTGCGGTTGGGAAGTGGTCGCCTCCGGCCTGTTTTCTTCAATCGGCATCTATGAAACGATCTCCTCCAAGCAAAAGCAAACCGCCCTGGAATGGATGGACTTCTTGGGCATCGGACGCCTGGCTCAAACCGGGTTTAAAAAAATGTCCTATGGAGAAGCCAGGAGGACGCTTCTGGCTCGGGCTTTGGTCAACCGCCCTTCCCTTCTGATCCTCGATGAACCCTGCACGGGGCTGGATATTCCCACCAAAGAGGTGTTTCTAAGGACCCTGGAAAAAATATCGGCGACCCAAACACAGGTGGTCTATGTCACCCACCATATCGACGAGATCATGCCCTTCATCACCCACCTTCTTTATTTAAAAGATGGGAAGATTTTTAACCAGGGCGCCAAAAAGGATATGCTCGCCGATGAAGTATTGTCCGAGGCCCTGGGCTGCCCCGTCACCCTGAAAAAAAATCAGAACCGTTACTGGATCACAGGAAGCCGCGCCCTTCTTCCGGATCAACCCACAAGTTAG
- a CDS encoding biopolymer transport protein ExbD, whose protein sequence is MRFRKEEEENFGMEMTPMIDVVFLLLIFFMVSTVFVDFNRRMDLTLPSSKSSTLDESTKTLEIEMTADKQIFFNGRKATLITLEKMIGELKGKSSGEEKRTAIIRADKNLPYGNVIKVMGILQSSGVPDISVAVK, encoded by the coding sequence ATGCGCTTTAGAAAAGAAGAAGAAGAAAATTTTGGCATGGAAATGACCCCCATGATCGATGTGGTGTTTCTCCTGCTGATTTTCTTTATGGTCTCAACGGTATTTGTCGATTTTAACCGGCGCATGGACCTCACCCTGCCATCTTCAAAGTCCTCCACTCTGGATGAATCCACCAAGACCCTGGAAATTGAAATGACCGCGGATAAACAGATTTTCTTCAATGGGAGAAAAGCGACTCTGATCACTCTTGAAAAAATGATCGGCGAACTTAAGGGCAAATCCTCAGGAGAAGAGAAAAGAACCGCCATCATTCGGGCGGATAAAAACCTTCCTTATGGAAATGTCATCAAGGTGATGGGAATTTTGCAGAGCTCCGGAGTGCCCGATATCAGCGTTGCGGTTAAATAA
- the ftsY gene encoding signal recognition particle receptor FtsY has product MSDQENTEEVVEEKKSGFFSRLKSGLSKTRNSLAGGIDRVVHGQAKVGPELLDELEEVLISADVGVATTGFILEELKKGVAEARIRDNEGILENLKQLMAGILEAPQGSRREFSEPPHVVLVIGVNGSGKTTTIGKLTQKWKNEGKNVLLGAGDTFRAAAVEQMLIWAERVGVPCIHQKTGADPSAVAFDAVQAAVARKMDVAIIDTAGRLQTNTNLMEELKKVKRVIGKVLPDAPHETLLVLDASIGQNSVSQAKLFHEAMDIDGLVMTKLDGTGKGGVLLNITRELNLPVRYIGIGEKAEDLQEFDPRSFVDALFAS; this is encoded by the coding sequence ATGAGTGATCAGGAAAATACGGAAGAAGTGGTTGAGGAGAAGAAATCGGGTTTTTTTTCCCGTTTGAAATCCGGTTTGTCGAAAACCAGAAACTCTCTGGCAGGGGGAATCGATCGCGTTGTGCATGGCCAGGCGAAAGTCGGCCCTGAGCTACTGGATGAACTTGAGGAGGTGCTGATCTCCGCCGATGTGGGGGTCGCGACGACAGGTTTTATTCTTGAGGAACTTAAAAAAGGCGTGGCCGAAGCCCGCATCCGAGACAACGAAGGCATTCTGGAAAACTTGAAGCAATTGATGGCCGGGATTCTGGAAGCGCCCCAAGGGAGCCGCCGCGAATTTTCTGAGCCGCCGCACGTGGTTCTGGTCATCGGCGTGAACGGTTCCGGAAAAACCACGACTATCGGAAAATTGACGCAAAAGTGGAAGAATGAAGGCAAAAATGTGCTTTTAGGGGCCGGCGATACGTTTCGCGCCGCCGCGGTCGAGCAAATGCTGATCTGGGCCGAGCGGGTGGGGGTGCCATGCATCCACCAAAAGACCGGCGCCGATCCTTCCGCTGTGGCGTTCGATGCGGTCCAGGCGGCTGTGGCGCGCAAAATGGACGTGGCGATCATCGATACGGCGGGACGATTGCAGACCAATACAAATTTGATGGAAGAATTGAAAAAGGTCAAACGGGTGATCGGCAAGGTTTTACCCGATGCGCCGCACGAAACGCTTCTGGTTCTGGATGCTTCCATTGGCCAGAACAGTGTCTCGCAAGCAAAGTTGTTCCACGAAGCGATGGATATCGACGGTCTGGTGATGACCAAACTGGATGGAACGGGTAAAGGAGGCGTTCTATTAAATATCACCCGTGAACTGAACCTTCCCGTGCGTTATATAGGCATTGGAGAAAAAGCCGAAGATCTGCAGGAATTTGATCCCCGAAGTTTTGTTGACGCGTTGTTTGCCTCCTGA